The following are from one region of the Actinomyces sp. oral taxon 897 genome:
- a CDS encoding biotin transporter BioY translates to MTTHPLNEVAAAAPSRAALRVRALGRDAVLVAAGTAAIALLGQLAVPLPFTPVPVTLGTLAVLGVGGLLGSRRGAASALLLAGLAAAGAPVLHGWTSGVTATFGYVLGYVLVAVVAGTATAPGRRLPVRLGLMLLASVAVYVPGVLWLAYAKGLTLGAAFTLGAVPFLVGDICKSLAATILPSRHA, encoded by the coding sequence ATGACGACACATCCCCTCAACGAGGTCGCTGCGGCCGCTCCTTCTCGCGCCGCCCTGCGCGTCCGAGCTCTGGGGCGCGACGCCGTCCTGGTGGCAGCCGGAACCGCTGCGATCGCCCTCCTGGGCCAGCTCGCGGTCCCCCTGCCCTTTACGCCTGTCCCGGTCACCCTGGGAACCCTCGCGGTCCTCGGCGTCGGCGGCCTTCTGGGCTCCCGGCGCGGAGCGGCCTCCGCCCTGCTCCTGGCGGGACTGGCCGCCGCTGGCGCCCCGGTGCTCCACGGCTGGACCAGCGGGGTGACCGCCACCTTCGGCTACGTCCTGGGCTACGTCCTGGTCGCCGTCGTGGCGGGGACCGCTACCGCCCCGGGCCGCCGCCTGCCCGTCCGCCTGGGGCTCATGCTCCTGGCCTCCGTGGCCGTCTACGTGCCCGGCGTCCTGTGGCTCGCCTACGCCAAGGGCCTGACCCTGGGCGCGGCCTTCACCCTGGGTGCCGTCCCCTTCCTGGTGGGCGACATCTGCAAGTCCCTGGCCGCCACGATCCTGCCCTCCCGTCATGCCTAG
- a CDS encoding NUDIX domain-containing protein — protein sequence MSVHSFSLVPAAYVLLLRQAPGRASDPAPATAAIALAGTSRPRPGVPAPTAGTVPAPSAGTVPPGTAAPRSPGSSAAGTEVLLQLRRNTGYMDGYWATGAAGHVESGESVLQAACREAREEVGVVLTPEDLSTLTAMHRSNDVGGAAVEQRVDFFFTARTWQGTPTVQEHEKDAGLGWFSLTDLPALVPAHERAVLTWLARALDGGEAVPAITTFGFTPGQDVAHYGVARH from the coding sequence GTGAGCGTGCACTCCTTCTCCCTGGTCCCCGCCGCCTACGTCCTCCTGCTGCGCCAGGCACCTGGCAGGGCCAGCGACCCGGCACCTGCTACAGCTGCCATCGCGCTCGCAGGCACCTCCCGACCCAGGCCCGGCGTCCCGGCGCCCACCGCTGGCACGGTCCCGGCGCCCTCTGCCGGTACGGTCCCGCCCGGTACCGCCGCGCCCCGCTCCCCCGGCTCCTCGGCCGCGGGCACCGAGGTCCTCCTCCAGCTGCGCCGGAACACGGGGTACATGGACGGCTACTGGGCCACAGGGGCGGCCGGGCACGTCGAGAGCGGTGAGTCCGTGCTCCAGGCCGCCTGCCGGGAGGCCCGCGAGGAGGTCGGCGTCGTCCTGACCCCGGAGGACCTGTCTACGCTGACGGCTATGCACCGCTCCAACGACGTCGGCGGCGCCGCCGTCGAGCAGCGGGTCGACTTCTTCTTCACCGCCCGCACCTGGCAGGGGACCCCCACCGTCCAGGAGCACGAGAAGGACGCCGGGCTCGGCTGGTTCTCCCTCACCGACCTGCCCGCCCTCGTCCCGGCGCACGAGCGCGCGGTCCTGACCTGGCTGGCCAGGGCGCTCGACGGCGGGGAGGCGGTCCCGGCAATCACCACCTTCGGCTTCACCCCGGGCCAGGACGTCGCCCACTACGGGGTGGCCCGGCACTGA
- a CDS encoding peptidyl-tRNA hydrolase — translation MQIAVRYDKVHPPRRVDVAEAVGRAVVALLASPQAAPGGSWHAAVSHWRDRRIRKLVRRARGRRWEEVQRLAGVTVVQDGPHGWGQAAARAIVPGPVRPLPPEIAKTQVEGTHFPHGQELPPAPAAVRAVVEQALAQERADVVGRLHGPGTQPPGAPGVRPRGDARGSSYSPPTMPPPDRPRGVARGDADSQEDIVSRYITLGAESASTDALVTVEVTPLHEMTSGKLCAQVAHAAQLAWQSPDLPDRLRRAWARDGYRLRVTFPDRASWEAASGRRPVSVVDAGFTELDGPTETTRALW, via the coding sequence ATGCAGATCGCGGTGCGCTACGACAAGGTCCACCCACCGCGCCGGGTTGACGTGGCCGAGGCCGTCGGGCGCGCCGTCGTCGCCCTCCTGGCCTCCCCGCAGGCCGCCCCCGGTGGCTCGTGGCATGCCGCCGTGAGCCACTGGCGCGACCGGCGCATCCGCAAGCTCGTGCGACGTGCCCGCGGCAGGCGCTGGGAGGAGGTGCAGCGTCTGGCGGGTGTCACCGTGGTCCAGGACGGTCCGCACGGCTGGGGGCAGGCGGCCGCCCGTGCGATCGTCCCCGGCCCGGTCCGCCCGCTGCCGCCCGAGATCGCCAAAACGCAGGTGGAGGGCACGCACTTCCCTCACGGCCAGGAGCTCCCGCCTGCCCCGGCCGCCGTGAGGGCCGTCGTCGAGCAGGCGCTCGCGCAGGAGCGGGCCGACGTCGTCGGACGCCTTCACGGCCCGGGGACGCAGCCCCCGGGTGCTCCAGGAGTCCGCCCCCGTGGCGACGCCCGTGGCTCGTCATACTCGCCGCCTACGATGCCCCCACCAGACCGCCCCCGTGGCGTCGCCCGCGGTGACGCCGACTCGCAGGAGGACATTGTTTCCCGCTACATCACTCTGGGGGCGGAGTCGGCGAGCACGGACGCGCTCGTCACCGTCGAGGTCACGCCTCTGCACGAGATGACCTCCGGAAAGCTGTGCGCCCAGGTCGCCCACGCCGCCCAACTGGCCTGGCAGAGCCCCGACCTGCCGGACCGTCTGCGCCGGGCCTGGGCTCGCGACGGCTACCGTCTGCGCGTGACCTTCCCCGACCGGGCCTCCTGGGAGGCGGCCTCGGGCAGGCGCCCCGTGTCGGTGGTGGACGCGGGCTTTACCGAGCTTGACGGCCCGACGGAGACCACGCGCGCCCTGTGGTGA
- a CDS encoding PH domain-containing protein, with protein MALSKKLLSRDEVVVRHMHTHMKILLWRIVLEAVLVVLGVVGSVLAPSSWRPWGLVGIWAVVLVLSVPLLIVPWLQWYSHTYTVTTKRVITRAGVFKRVGHDLPLTRISDIQLDKDFTDRFFSCGTLALQTSADDPLLLHDVPQVEMVQVEISNLLFNDVQGAIDADPRS; from the coding sequence ATGGCCCTGTCAAAGAAGCTGCTCAGTCGCGACGAGGTCGTGGTACGGCACATGCACACCCATATGAAGATCCTCCTGTGGAGGATCGTCCTCGAGGCCGTGCTGGTCGTGCTCGGCGTCGTCGGCTCGGTACTGGCCCCCAGCTCCTGGAGGCCCTGGGGCCTGGTCGGCATCTGGGCCGTGGTGCTGGTCCTGAGCGTGCCGCTGCTCATCGTGCCGTGGCTGCAGTGGTACTCGCACACCTACACGGTGACCACCAAGCGTGTTATCACCCGCGCCGGCGTCTTCAAGCGCGTGGGACACGACCTGCCGCTGACCCGGATCTCTGACATCCAGCTGGACAAGGACTTTACCGACCGCTTCTTCAGCTGCGGCACGCTGGCGCTGCAGACCTCGGCCGACGACCCGCTCCTCCTGCACGACGTCCCCCAGGTGGAGATGGTGCAGGTGGAGATCTCCAACCTGCTCTTCAACGACGTCCAGGGAGCGATTGACGCCGACCCCCGCAGCTGA
- a CDS encoding GNAT family N-acetyltransferase — protein MNDFAPLEPDPAVRSLLLGEDDLVIRPALPGDRARVAQLLALRGHTAEEALDQAARTIGNVPVLLLALAGETPQVRDAHPVLEPPGRRQEPSQVRGAQPTSPPQDEAPDVMTPGDVALPPPGDETLVPVALAGAFQLPATALEVCGKEETDAPVWVVSGLVVDPDARRQGVGRRLLAAVLGTVEVLEPGAPVYSVVSATDHASIALHMVLGFTQVARGPELAGITFEGGMGVLLRYPA, from the coding sequence GTGAACGACTTCGCCCCCCTCGAGCCAGACCCCGCCGTCCGTTCCCTTCTCCTTGGCGAGGACGACCTGGTCATCCGTCCCGCCCTGCCCGGTGACCGGGCACGGGTGGCCCAGCTCCTGGCCCTGCGCGGGCACACCGCCGAGGAGGCCCTGGACCAGGCCGCCCGCACCATCGGGAACGTCCCGGTCCTGCTGCTCGCCCTGGCAGGGGAGACTCCGCAGGTCAGGGACGCGCACCCGGTCCTTGAGCCGCCGGGCCGCCGCCAGGAGCCCTCGCAGGTCAGGGGCGCGCAGCCGACGTCGCCTCCTCAGGACGAGGCCCCGGACGTCATGACGCCGGGGGATGTGGCCCTCCCGCCGCCCGGGGACGAGACGCTCGTCCCGGTGGCGCTCGCGGGCGCCTTCCAGCTCCCCGCCACCGCCCTGGAGGTCTGCGGGAAGGAGGAGACAGATGCCCCTGTGTGGGTGGTCTCGGGCCTCGTGGTGGATCCGGATGCCCGACGTCAGGGCGTGGGACGGCGGCTCCTGGCGGCGGTGCTGGGTACCGTGGAGGTCCTGGAGCCCGGTGCGCCGGTCTACTCCGTCGTCAGTGCCACCGACCATGCCTCGATTGCCCTCCATATGGTGCTGGGGTTCACGCAGGTCGCCCGGGGCCCGGAGCTGGCAGGGATCACCTTCGAGGGCGGTATGGGCGTCCTCCTGCGTTACCCCGCGTAG
- a CDS encoding DUF4235 domain-containing protein: MSRSSSPSFTWRVTAALTTLAAGMVAEKVVATTWRAVTGSPAPKQEDLLDTPLAQVVLFAIVSGATAAVVRELSLRKAAGVYGRSGNNPLRPAIKA, encoded by the coding sequence ATGTCCCGTTCTTCCTCCCCCAGCTTCACCTGGCGGGTCACCGCCGCCCTGACCACCCTGGCCGCGGGCATGGTGGCCGAGAAGGTCGTGGCGACCACCTGGCGGGCCGTCACCGGCTCACCCGCCCCCAAGCAGGAGGATCTCCTGGACACCCCCCTGGCACAGGTAGTGCTGTTCGCCATCGTCTCCGGTGCCACGGCAGCCGTGGTGCGCGAGCTGTCCCTGCGCAAGGCCGCAGGCGTCTACGGCCGCTCCGGCAACAACCCCCTGCGTCCCGCCATTAAGGCCTGA
- a CDS encoding oxidoreductase yields the protein MVTPRLLESLPLRERIARNRLWLPPMCTYSAAEDGVVTPWHVVHYGARAAGGFGTVVVEATAVSPRGRLSPRDLGLWEDAQVAGHSRLVEAIHASGSLAGVQLGHGGRKAGTPPWRPDAVGARQGTLAGWDLVAPSALAYPGHATPRELDLTEVRALVETFAQAAGRAVAAGYDLVELHGAHGYLLHEFLSPLSNHRTDAYGGTTAGRRRLVLEVVEAVREAVGDAVLGIRLSATDWTAGGLTGEQTAELAPLLVEAGADVLHVSTGGNVPAKVPVAPGYQVPFAARVRDAVAATATPVVTVGVIRSATQAEQILVTGQADAVAVGRPALLDPSLPLRWARDLGTEGWQAQGVPVPYWRGVWAS from the coding sequence ATGGTCACCCCACGTCTTCTTGAGTCCCTTCCCCTGCGCGAGCGCATCGCGCGTAACCGCCTGTGGCTGCCGCCCATGTGCACCTACAGCGCCGCCGAGGACGGCGTGGTCACGCCCTGGCACGTCGTCCACTACGGTGCCCGCGCCGCTGGCGGCTTCGGGACGGTGGTTGTGGAGGCGACGGCGGTGAGCCCGCGGGGACGGCTCTCCCCGCGGGACCTGGGCCTGTGGGAGGACGCGCAGGTCGCGGGGCATTCCCGCCTGGTCGAGGCGATCCACGCCAGCGGCTCCCTGGCCGGGGTCCAGCTGGGGCACGGGGGCCGCAAGGCCGGTACTCCCCCGTGGCGCCCGGACGCCGTCGGGGCCCGTCAGGGTACTCTGGCTGGCTGGGACCTGGTGGCGCCCAGCGCCCTGGCCTACCCCGGCCACGCCACCCCGCGCGAGCTCGACCTCACCGAGGTGCGGGCCCTGGTGGAGACCTTCGCCCAGGCTGCCGGCCGGGCCGTGGCGGCCGGTTACGACCTGGTCGAGCTCCACGGCGCCCACGGCTACCTTCTCCACGAGTTCCTCTCACCCCTGTCCAACCACCGTACGGACGCCTACGGTGGGACCACGGCCGGGCGCCGGCGCCTGGTCCTGGAGGTGGTGGAGGCCGTGCGCGAGGCGGTCGGGGACGCCGTGCTGGGTATCCGCCTGTCCGCCACCGACTGGACCGCGGGCGGGCTCACCGGGGAGCAGACCGCCGAGCTGGCGCCGCTGCTGGTGGAGGCCGGTGCCGACGTCCTCCACGTCTCCACGGGCGGCAACGTGCCCGCAAAGGTCCCGGTGGCCCCGGGCTACCAGGTCCCCTTCGCCGCCCGGGTGCGCGACGCCGTCGCCGCCACCGCGACGCCGGTGGTGACGGTCGGGGTCATTAGGAGCGCCACCCAGGCCGAGCAGATCCTGGTCACTGGGCAGGCCGACGCCGTGGCAGTGGGGCGCCCCGCGCTCCTGGACCCGAGCCTGCCCCTGCGCTGGGCCCGCGACCTCGGGACGGAGGGCTGGCAGGCCCAGGGGGTGCCGGTCCCCTACTGGCGCGGGGTCTGGGCGTCGTAG
- a CDS encoding patatin-like phospholipase family protein — MTSDAVPDVEPILPPPPPADAAVTALPATGPFPYGHPGHVPAPVTRRFDDVALVFEGGGMRATYTAALVRLLLEEGLDFGWVGGISAGGTHTVNFVARDRWRAREAFLSMPLDPQAGGWGSFVQGRGYFNSDHLYKETTDPGQPFPLNIEVFAASPAQVRIGAFCGDTGQEVYWGKSDLDTLEKLLPRAQASASMPLLMPPVTIDGARYYDGALGPTGGFATDAAQADGFERMLVVTTRPPGYHKEEVRSLLYRQAFRRQPLVADAIIARPARYNATMQELEDRVRSGSVYLFQPDRMGIENGELRYDRLVSAYEAGMVQARRELPRILGFLEG; from the coding sequence ATGACCAGTGACGCAGTCCCCGACGTCGAGCCCATCCTGCCTCCTCCGCCTCCCGCCGACGCGGCCGTAACGGCCCTGCCCGCCACCGGCCCCTTCCCCTACGGGCACCCTGGTCACGTCCCGGCGCCGGTGACACGGCGTTTTGACGACGTCGCCCTCGTCTTCGAGGGAGGCGGCATGCGCGCCACCTACACCGCGGCCCTGGTGCGGCTCCTGCTGGAGGAGGGTCTGGACTTCGGGTGGGTCGGCGGTATCAGTGCTGGTGGCACCCACACCGTCAACTTCGTCGCCCGGGACAGGTGGCGTGCCCGTGAGGCCTTCCTGTCCATGCCGCTGGACCCGCAGGCAGGCGGCTGGGGGAGCTTTGTGCAGGGGCGGGGCTACTTCAACTCCGACCACCTCTACAAGGAGACCACCGACCCCGGTCAGCCCTTCCCCCTCAATATCGAGGTCTTTGCCGCCTCGCCCGCCCAGGTCCGCATTGGGGCCTTCTGCGGTGACACCGGCCAGGAGGTCTACTGGGGCAAGTCGGATCTGGACACCCTGGAGAAGCTGCTGCCGCGCGCCCAGGCCTCGGCGTCCATGCCGCTGCTCATGCCCCCGGTGACCATTGACGGTGCCCGGTACTACGACGGCGCCCTGGGGCCCACCGGGGGGTTCGCCACTGACGCGGCGCAGGCTGATGGTTTTGAGCGCATGCTCGTGGTCACCACGAGGCCGCCCGGGTACCACAAGGAGGAGGTGCGTTCACTCCTGTACCGTCAGGCGTTCCGTCGTCAGCCCCTGGTGGCCGACGCGATTATCGCCCGCCCCGCCCGCTACAACGCCACCATGCAGGAGCTGGAGGACCGCGTCCGCTCAGGCAGCGTCTACCTCTTCCAGCCTGACCGCATGGGGATTGAGAACGGTGAGCTGCGCTATGACCGGCTCGTGTCCGCCTATGAGGCCGGGATGGTCCAGGCGCGTCGTGAGCTGCCCCGGATCCTGGGGTTCCTGGAGGGGTGA
- a CDS encoding M18 family aminopeptidase, whose product MSETTLAPALTVPALTSPDTYTDSLAAFVTASPSSYHAAAEVAARLEAVGLTAVSETRPWGPGLPRRGYVVRDGAVAAWILPEAPTQAAAAQGTSATPAGTPPTQGVPAGSAPADGTVPAGAAPTSSAPTQAPGASATDVAFRIVGAHTDSPALKLKPRAALNRAGWQLVNAEVYGGPLENSFLDRELGLAGRLTTRDGATHLVRTGPLARVAQVAPHLDHSVHDALRLDRQAHLLPLWSLAQDEGAELGPDAVERYLCEVAGIDFADLAGHDVLTYPTEAPARFGRRGEFLASARLDNLSSVHAALVALEALAGVPAGGGTARPGAVLPVSPRDAVVLVAFDHEEVGSETRSGAAGPFLATLLERLGAAMGYTGDAYAALLARSSCVSADAGHSVHPNYAGLHDPAVRPLVNHGPLLKINARQRYATDAPGQALWARACAAAQVPSQDFVSNNAVPCGTTIGPLTATRLGVTTVDVGVPLLSMHSQREMCGIWDGMWMSRALAAYWLGA is encoded by the coding sequence ATGTCTGAGACCACCCTCGCCCCCGCCCTGACGGTGCCAGCCCTGACCAGCCCGGACACCTACACCGACTCCCTGGCGGCCTTCGTGACCGCCTCCCCCTCCTCCTACCACGCCGCCGCCGAGGTCGCCGCCCGCCTGGAGGCCGTCGGCCTGACCGCCGTCAGCGAGACCAGGCCCTGGGGGCCGGGGCTGCCCCGTCGCGGCTACGTCGTGCGCGACGGCGCCGTCGCCGCCTGGATCCTGCCGGAGGCCCCCACCCAGGCCGCTGCCGCCCAGGGCACCTCCGCCACTCCGGCTGGCACACCGCCTACCCAGGGCGTCCCTGCTGGCAGCGCGCCCGCCGACGGTACTGTACCCGCCGGTGCTGCGCCCACCAGCAGCGCGCCTACACAGGCCCCGGGTGCCAGCGCCACCGACGTCGCCTTCCGCATTGTCGGCGCCCACACCGACTCCCCGGCCCTCAAGCTCAAGCCGCGGGCGGCGCTCAACCGCGCCGGCTGGCAGCTGGTCAACGCCGAGGTCTACGGCGGCCCCCTGGAGAACTCCTTCCTGGACCGTGAGCTCGGCCTGGCCGGGCGCCTGACCACGCGCGACGGTGCTACCCACCTGGTGCGTACCGGCCCCCTCGCCCGCGTGGCCCAGGTTGCCCCGCACCTGGACCACTCCGTCCACGACGCCCTGCGCCTGGACCGGCAGGCCCACCTGCTGCCCCTGTGGTCCCTGGCCCAGGACGAGGGTGCCGAGCTCGGCCCTGACGCGGTCGAGCGGTACCTGTGCGAGGTCGCCGGGATCGACTTCGCCGACCTGGCCGGGCACGACGTCCTGACCTACCCCACCGAGGCCCCCGCGCGCTTCGGTCGCCGGGGCGAGTTCCTGGCCTCGGCTCGCCTGGACAACCTCTCCTCCGTGCACGCCGCCCTGGTTGCCCTGGAGGCCCTGGCCGGTGTGCCAGCCGGTGGCGGGACCGCCCGCCCGGGTGCCGTCCTGCCTGTCAGCCCGCGCGACGCCGTCGTCCTGGTGGCGTTCGACCACGAGGAGGTGGGCAGCGAGACCCGCTCCGGCGCGGCCGGCCCCTTCCTGGCCACCCTCCTGGAGCGCCTGGGCGCGGCCATGGGGTACACGGGGGACGCCTATGCCGCGCTCCTGGCCCGCTCCAGCTGCGTCTCGGCCGACGCCGGGCACTCCGTCCACCCCAACTACGCCGGGCTCCACGACCCAGCCGTCCGCCCCCTGGTCAACCACGGCCCGCTGCTGAAGATCAACGCGCGCCAGCGCTACGCCACCGACGCGCCCGGCCAGGCCCTCTGGGCGCGCGCCTGCGCCGCCGCGCAGGTCCCCAGCCAGGACTTCGTCTCCAACAACGCCGTGCCGTGCGGCACCACGATCGGCCCGCTCACGGCCACCCGTCTGGGGGTCACCACGGTGGACGTCGGCGTCCCCCTGCTGTCCATGCACTCCCAGCGGGAGATGTGCGGGATCTGGGACGGGATGTGGATGTCGCGCGCCCTGGCCGCCTACTGGCTCGGTGCCTGA
- a CDS encoding YdcF family protein, whose amino-acid sequence MVDNTYLVASGVLLFRVVVLATILGALTWSLGRDRRRLRCGVLATASLVVLLDTAVVVARWLGLPTGPVTTLFLPQPGTVWLLSWILPVTLMSVTSVVGMQGGRRPVNLAAIVLGWVGTATLVASTFLWQGDGVVLPAVATLIIALAAAGSVTFITWVAQGLLQDSGQWGEDDLGPEVVLVLGARLVRGQMTRLLAARVDAGLRAWERADRERPGTPLLVLSGGTVGSPVAEADVMSAYALVQGVPPGQVVAEDRSRSTTQNLLFTRDLLEERGMAEARVLIMTSAFHVARTGMLASRLGLRWQVTGAPSYWYQLVGNCSRELLAFVVERWAGVSLTVAGAVAYAVILVTLS is encoded by the coding sequence ATGGTTGACAATACCTACCTAGTAGCGAGCGGGGTGCTCCTGTTCCGCGTCGTCGTCCTGGCCACCATACTCGGGGCCCTGACCTGGTCCCTGGGGAGGGACCGACGTCGGCTACGCTGCGGCGTCCTGGCGACAGCCTCCCTCGTGGTGCTCCTGGACACGGCGGTGGTGGTGGCCCGGTGGCTGGGACTCCCTACCGGTCCCGTCACCACCCTCTTCCTGCCTCAGCCGGGGACCGTGTGGCTGCTGTCGTGGATACTGCCTGTCACACTCATGAGCGTGACCAGCGTGGTCGGGATGCAGGGCGGGCGCAGGCCGGTCAACCTGGCCGCCATCGTCCTGGGCTGGGTCGGTACCGCGACCCTGGTGGCCTCCACCTTCCTGTGGCAGGGCGACGGCGTCGTCCTGCCCGCGGTGGCGACCTTGATAATCGCCCTGGCGGCGGCCGGTAGCGTGACGTTCATAACATGGGTCGCCCAGGGGCTCCTGCAGGACAGCGGGCAGTGGGGGGAGGACGACCTGGGCCCGGAGGTGGTCCTGGTCCTGGGGGCCCGGCTGGTCCGGGGCCAGATGACCCGCCTGCTGGCGGCGCGCGTGGACGCCGGGCTGCGCGCCTGGGAGCGGGCCGACCGCGAGCGCCCCGGCACCCCCCTGCTGGTCCTGTCCGGTGGGACGGTAGGCAGCCCGGTGGCCGAGGCCGACGTCATGTCGGCGTACGCCCTGGTCCAGGGCGTGCCGCCGGGCCAGGTCGTGGCCGAGGACCGGTCCCGCAGCACCACGCAGAACCTCCTGTTCACCCGCGACCTGCTGGAGGAGCGGGGGATGGCCGAGGCGCGGGTCCTGATTATGACCAGCGCCTTCCACGTGGCGCGCACCGGGATGCTGGCCAGCCGGCTGGGGCTGCGCTGGCAGGTGACGGGGGCACCCAGCTACTGGTACCAGCTCGTGGGGAACTGCTCGCGCGAGCTCCTGGCCTTTGTCGTCGAGCGGTGGGCGGGGGTGTCGCTGACGGTCGCGGGCGCCGTCGCCTACGCCGTGATCCTGGTGACCCTGAGCTGA
- a CDS encoding GtrA family protein has protein sequence MPDNTPDASRSRSRAPEAFLGLMTVLHRLVPAPLRPRVPLTFVGYVLINGSAFVLDIVCLSVFYNHLHWVYQVSVTMGYAVAGVYSLLLNRWLNFQVSGHLALQGSRYAVGLVSQYVIFILGLSSVLHLAGVNAELARVVSACCEGIYLYVLMRLWVFKGASEPASQPATC, from the coding sequence ATGCCTGATAACACCCCCGACGCCTCGCGCAGCCGCAGCCGGGCCCCGGAAGCCTTCCTGGGACTCATGACCGTCCTCCACCGCCTCGTCCCCGCGCCGCTGCGCCCCCGGGTGCCCCTGACCTTCGTCGGCTACGTCCTCATTAACGGCAGCGCCTTCGTGCTCGACATCGTCTGCCTGTCGGTCTTCTACAACCACCTCCACTGGGTGTACCAGGTGTCGGTGACCATGGGCTACGCGGTAGCGGGGGTCTACTCCCTCCTGCTCAACCGCTGGCTGAACTTCCAGGTCTCGGGGCACCTGGCGCTCCAGGGCTCACGCTACGCGGTCGGGCTGGTCAGCCAGTACGTCATCTTTATCCTGGGCCTGTCCAGCGTCCTGCACCTGGCGGGAGTCAACGCCGAGCTCGCCCGGGTCGTCTCGGCCTGCTGCGAGGGGATCTACCTCTACGTCCTCATGCGCCTGTGGGTCTTCAAGGGCGCGTCGGAGCCCGCGTCCCAGCCCGCCACCTGCTGA
- a CDS encoding YdcF family protein, whose translation MSTDVTRLLTDTGGLALWCFLLGVCLHRDNRQLRNGFLALLVALWSIRLVSRLADLVPGLDVPVTLGSAALIVFTGLMPFLLVLNGVVLLRREGIRLGNVLSLLAGLGLVAAPVVAVALVATANPWGLLAAMLLFCLCLYLGVFLVILLAQTAVQRIWGGRRAVPHPDAVVVHGSGLIDGKVPPLLASRVRRGIRAWRDEDRLRPGVPLLVMSGGQGPDEPVSEAQAMADYAVTQGVARERILVEGRSATTQENIALSRELLARQGMPQARVLLVTSSFHAVRTAVLASDMGTTWAVAWARTAWYFSVNAWLREYVAVLTYRRTAALVWAGLTATGAAAYTALVVAGYISLR comes from the coding sequence ATGAGCACGGACGTGACACGGCTCCTGACAGACACCGGGGGCCTGGCACTGTGGTGCTTCCTGCTAGGGGTGTGCCTGCACCGGGACAACCGTCAGCTGCGCAACGGCTTCCTGGCCCTGCTGGTGGCCCTGTGGAGCATACGCCTGGTGTCCCGCCTCGCCGACCTGGTACCGGGGCTGGACGTCCCGGTCACACTGGGGAGTGCGGCCCTGATTGTGTTCACGGGGCTCATGCCCTTCCTCCTCGTGCTCAACGGGGTGGTGCTCCTGCGCCGGGAGGGGATCCGCCTGGGGAACGTGCTCAGCCTCCTGGCCGGGCTGGGACTCGTCGCGGCGCCTGTGGTGGCGGTCGCGCTCGTAGCCACAGCCAACCCGTGGGGGCTCCTGGCCGCCATGCTCCTGTTCTGCCTGTGCCTCTACCTGGGGGTCTTCCTGGTCATCCTCCTGGCCCAGACGGCGGTGCAGCGGATCTGGGGAGGACGGCGCGCGGTACCGCACCCCGACGCCGTCGTGGTCCACGGCTCCGGGCTCATTGACGGCAAGGTGCCGCCGCTGCTGGCCTCACGGGTGCGCCGCGGGATCCGGGCGTGGCGCGACGAGGACCGCCTGCGTCCGGGGGTGCCGCTGCTGGTGATGAGCGGGGGCCAGGGACCGGACGAGCCGGTCAGCGAGGCGCAGGCGATGGCGGACTACGCCGTGACCCAGGGGGTGGCACGTGAGCGCATCCTGGTGGAGGGCCGCTCCGCCACGACCCAGGAGAACATCGCCCTCAGCCGTGAGCTGCTGGCACGGCAGGGCATGCCGCAGGCGCGGGTCCTGCTCGTGACGAGCTCCTTCCACGCGGTGCGCACCGCCGTCCTGGCCTCGGACATGGGGACCACGTGGGCGGTGGCCTGGGCGCGCACGGCCTGGTACTTCTCGGTCAACGCCTGGCTGCGCGAGTACGTCGCGGTCCTGACCTACCGCAGGACGGCGGCGCTGGTGTGGGCCGGGCTGACGGCGACGGGGGCGGCGGCCTACACGGCCCTGGTGGTCGCCGGGTACATATCCCTGCGCTGA